One window of Paenibacillus sp. FSL K6-3182 genomic DNA carries:
- a CDS encoding MgtC/SapB family protein, producing MDLQYDPTVWQISLFEMTLRLLLALVLGGLIGLERELGGHSAGFRTHILVCLGSAVIVLLSMYGFSDFAAEPNVRLDPARLAAQVISGVGFLGAGTIMRNGFGVSGLTTAASLWVSAAIGLSAGAGFYYGAVIATFLVVVSLFLLNKVEKLFSRTKKVRELLIKMDKTSAGLNLVLMHLNQSGLQISKLTINNDDEEERLSDRHLTIRIQLKLKKIKNYEVSIAALAHMDGVLSLETEGVSA from the coding sequence ATGGATCTCCAATATGATCCGACTGTTTGGCAAATTAGTTTGTTTGAGATGACGCTAAGACTATTATTGGCTTTAGTACTTGGCGGTTTGATTGGTCTAGAACGTGAGCTTGGCGGACATTCCGCGGGTTTCCGGACGCACATTTTGGTTTGTCTTGGTTCGGCTGTCATTGTATTGTTATCCATGTACGGATTTTCTGATTTCGCCGCAGAACCGAATGTTCGTTTAGATCCAGCTCGGTTGGCAGCACAAGTAATCAGTGGCGTCGGCTTTCTCGGCGCGGGTACCATTATGCGAAATGGGTTTGGTGTTTCCGGATTGACTACGGCAGCCTCATTGTGGGTATCGGCAGCAATTGGACTTTCTGCGGGTGCAGGATTTTACTACGGCGCTGTCATAGCGACCTTTTTGGTGGTGGTAAGTTTGTTTTTATTGAACAAGGTTGAGAAACTTTTCTCCCGAACGAAAAAAGTACGCGAGTTGTTAATAAAAATGGATAAAACATCGGCTGGTCTTAATCTTGTTTTGATGCACTTGAATCAAAGTGGACTGCAAATCAGCAAGCTCACGATAAACAACGACGATGAGGAAGAGCGGCTAAGTGATCGGCATTTAACGATTCGCATTCAGTTGAAATTAAAGAAAATAAAAAACTATGAGGTATCTATCGCAGCGTTAGCTCATATGGATGGGGTACTAAGCTTGGAAACGGAAGGCGTCTCAGCTTAA
- a CDS encoding endonuclease/exonuclease/phosphatase family protein has translation MEISIMSFNLRIHVAEDGENAWPNRVEAAAEAIKASGAAVVCTQEGSLPMLESLNALLPEYEWIGEGRLGGEEGEFCAIFFQKDRLKPVESGTFGLSERPEQLGFQSWNTACPRICTWVRLKQIDGQEYLILNTHLDHISEEARIKGAMLILDKMNITSGASAILTGDFNCEPETKTIQTLIQAGLRHTYTYPDVHPGCTYHGFEGGEEGEPIDYIFVTPNIRIVSANVDKGKYDGKYPSDHYPITATLQV, from the coding sequence ATGGAAATATCAATTATGTCATTTAATCTTCGTATCCATGTTGCGGAGGATGGGGAAAATGCTTGGCCTAACCGTGTCGAAGCGGCTGCAGAAGCGATTAAAGCGTCTGGTGCTGCCGTTGTATGCACGCAAGAAGGAAGCTTGCCCATGCTGGAGAGCTTGAATGCGCTGCTTCCCGAATATGAATGGATCGGGGAGGGCAGGCTCGGCGGCGAAGAGGGTGAGTTTTGCGCGATTTTCTTCCAGAAAGATAGGCTGAAGCCAGTCGAAAGCGGTACATTCGGATTGTCTGAACGGCCAGAGCAGCTTGGCTTTCAAAGCTGGAACACCGCTTGTCCGCGCATTTGCACTTGGGTGAGGCTGAAGCAAATCGATGGGCAGGAATATCTGATTCTGAATACACATCTGGACCACATAAGCGAGGAAGCAAGGATAAAAGGAGCTATGCTCATCTTGGATAAGATGAATATTACCAGTGGAGCATCGGCGATTCTAACAGGTGATTTCAATTGTGAACCGGAAACCAAAACGATTCAAACTCTGATCCAAGCAGGGCTGCGTCATACATACACCTATCCTGATGTACATCCAGGCTGCACTTATCATGGTTTTGAGGGCGGCGAAGAAGGTGAACCGATCGATTATATATTCGTTACGCCGAATATTCGTATCGTGTCAGCGAATGTCGACAAGGGCAAGTACGATGGCAAATACCCATCAGATCATTATCCAATTACTGCTACTCTGCAGGTATAG
- a CDS encoding aromatic ring-hydroxylating dioxygenase subunit alpha: MNKPNSHVESALQYPRDCTFTLNDWNVLSQFWYPVAIAEEVTDKPVAVKLLDVKLVCYRSSHGKVVIARDLCFHRGAPLSKGWIENDEIVCPYHGFRYNCEGVCTAVPAHSDSKISPKLKLIMYPVIERYGLIWTSLAAVDEQIPPFSEWDEPDFINILPPSFDIAGSAGRQMEGFLDVSHFAYVHTETFGDRNNTEVPQYKVTRDGNQLQADYWSTVSNYGKGQENPAPDGFMWLRAFRVFAPFAASLTVHFPNDGKLMILNCASPVSARYTRLFCPISRNFDKELPIEDTIKFNLQVFQEDREMVESQTPEDLPLDLMAEAHIPADRTSIAYRQLLTQLGLGRTYTS; this comes from the coding sequence ATGAATAAGCCAAACTCGCATGTTGAATCCGCATTGCAATACCCTCGTGATTGTACATTTACTTTAAATGATTGGAATGTACTTTCTCAGTTCTGGTATCCTGTGGCCATAGCTGAAGAAGTAACAGATAAACCAGTTGCTGTGAAGCTGCTTGATGTAAAGCTCGTTTGTTACCGCAGCAGCCACGGCAAAGTCGTGATTGCTCGTGATCTCTGCTTTCACCGTGGAGCACCTCTGAGCAAGGGTTGGATTGAAAACGATGAAATCGTCTGTCCTTACCATGGATTTCGATATAACTGCGAAGGGGTGTGCACTGCTGTTCCAGCCCATTCTGACTCCAAAATATCGCCTAAACTAAAATTAATCATGTATCCGGTTATTGAGAGGTATGGGCTGATCTGGACATCTTTAGCCGCTGTAGACGAACAAATTCCTCCGTTCTCTGAGTGGGACGAACCGGATTTTATTAATATATTACCTCCAAGCTTTGATATTGCCGGTTCGGCAGGACGCCAAATGGAAGGATTTTTAGATGTTTCTCATTTTGCATACGTGCATACGGAGACGTTCGGAGACCGCAATAACACAGAAGTTCCACAATACAAAGTAACGCGCGACGGGAATCAGCTTCAGGCGGACTATTGGAGCACCGTCAGCAATTACGGTAAAGGTCAGGAAAACCCCGCTCCTGACGGATTCATGTGGCTTCGCGCGTTTCGTGTATTTGCACCTTTCGCGGCCTCACTAACTGTACATTTCCCAAATGACGGCAAGCTCATGATTTTGAACTGCGCATCTCCAGTCTCAGCACGTTACACTCGTTTATTTTGTCCAATCTCACGGAATTTTGATAAAGAGCTTCCGATTGAAGATACGATTAAATTTAATTTGCAAGTTTTTCAGGAAGATCGAGAAATGGTTGAATCCCAAACACCAGAAGATCTACCCCTCGATTTGATGGCCGAAGCCCATATTCCAGCTGATCGTACTTCAATTGCCTATAGACAGTTGCTTACACAGCTTGGCCTT